ACCTGCCGGGGAAGGTGGAGAGGCTGGGAGGCTTCTACTCAGCACCGGGCTACTGCACGGAGTACCTCTACCTCTACCTGGTCACAGACCTTACCCCGAGCCAGCTCTACGCCGAGGATACCGCCGGTATCAGCCTGGTGCGCGTGCCGGTGAAGGAAATCCCGGGGCTCCTGGCCTCGGATAGAATCGAAGACTCCAAGAGTATCGCCGGGCTATATGTGTTCCTGGAGCACCGGAAGTCTGGCTGACTCGGCCTACCGGAATACCTTGTCCCGAGGCAGGTCTACGGGTTATGAAAAGGACCGATATATGCCTATCGCAGTGAACCGGAACGGGACCGTTTTCCTCGAATTCAGCCCTATTCCGGAGCGTGAACTGGACTCGGACACCTACAGGCCGCTGCCGGGCGCCATCATCGCCGTCAGGCACAGCCAGGATTTTCTGCTCGTTTATCACAGGACAAGGAAAGAATGGGAGTTGCCCGGTGGCCGAATCGAAGAGGGAGAAAGCCCGCATGACTGCGCTGTCCGTGAGCTCTTCGAGGAGACAGGCCAGAGTATTGAGTGCCTGGCCTTCGAGGCGATCTTGAAGCTACGTGTGGAGTCAGACAACCGTATCTCGTTCGCGGCGCTTTACTCGGGGTCTCTGGCCGTTCCTGCTCCATTCCGCGAGAGCGAAGAGATATCCAAGATAATGTTCTGGGACGGGAAGACCGACATCGGCTACGTTGACGAGATAGACGCAGCCGTAATCAATCTCCTCCAGACCGGCGGTGTCTAGTCCGGTGTCATGTTCAGTGCCTTATCGTATCCCCGGTCAAAGGCGTTCCGCCCGCCGACGTATCCGCCATTGGTTGCCTTGAACCGCTCCCGGACTTCGTCGGGCGTGAACCGGTAGAATATGAAGTCGCTGGCGACGCCCTCCGGCCGCAGGAAGCAATGCGGCCCCAGGATGACGATGATCTCGTCGAACTCGAGGGGCTCGTTCACCCTGACAGGTGTTCCCGTCGGGCAGTTGTTTATCCTGACCGCAATCCGGGAAGAACCTATCGTTCCGTCGTAACCGGGCTGGGGTCCCCCACCGGGCACCTCCATACCGTAGACCTGCTGGCAGAGGTACCTGCCGATGTCACCGATGTAGTCCCGTGAATGGATTATGCCAAGCTGGTTGAGCTTTCTCTGCCCGGCGAAGAACTCTCCCAGTGCCGCAGAGACATCTTTGTCCATGATGCGCCTCCATTGCCGTTGTTGCTAACCAAGCTGGTCAGAAAGCTCGCGACCGCCGAGAAGGTGCATGTGAAGGTGGGGCACAAGCTGCCCGCCCTGCTCACCGCAGTTTACCACGACACGATACCCGCTGTCGGCAATGCCCTCGCTCCGGGCAAGCTGGTTGGCCACGCTGACCATGTGTCCCGCCAGTGCCGACTGCTCCCCGGTGAGGTCCGATAGATAGGCAATATGCTCCCTGGGAATTATCAGTACGTGCACCGGAGCCTGGGGGCTGCTATCGCGGAAGGCAACTACCCTGGCGTCCCGGTGCAGAATATCGGCAGGTACCTCACCGGCGACAATCTGGCAAAAAATGCAGTCCATTCCGGCTACCTCCCCCTGCGGTACTGGGCCTTGCCCTGCTCAAAAAGGTCGCCCCCGTGGATATCGTTGGCGACAATTGCCGGGAAGTCCTCGACCACGAGCCTCCGGATAGCCTCCGTACCGAGGTCATCGTAGGCAATCACGTCCACCTGCCTGACGGACCTGGCTGTCAGGGCTGCCGCTCCGCCCAGGGAAACAAGGTAGACTGCCCCGTTTTCCACTATGGACTCCCTGACGGCCGCAGAGCGGTCGCCCTTGCCAATCATTGCTTTCAGGCCGGCCTCAAGCAGGCGGGGCGTGAAAACGTCCATGCGACTGCTGGTAGTCGGCCCCACCGACCCGATGACCTGCCCCGGCCTCGCCGGTGCGGGCCCGGCATAGTACAGTGTCTGCCCCCTGATGTCCAGGGGCAACTCTTCACCGCTGTCCAGGGCCTCGATGAGCCTTTGGTGGGCGGCGTCCCGGGCGGTGTAGACGACGCCGCAAATCAGCACCCGGGTACCGGCAGTGAGCTTTTTCACTACGTCAGAATCTAGTGGGGACTGGATACGACGACTTTCGATTCTCATCACCTCCGGCAGGTATCCTTCACAGCACCGCTTCCCGGTGGCGGGCGCTGTGGCACTGGAGATTGACCGCTACCGGCAGGCTGGCGATGTGGCATGGTAGCGAAGCGGCGTGAACCGCCAGCGCCGTAGTCCTGCCTCCCAGACCGAGCGGCCCAACACCGAGGTCATTGACGCGCGCCAGAAGGTCTCGTTCAAGGTCGGCTATCTCCGGGTCAGGACTTGGCTGACCGACCGGAC
Above is a genomic segment from Dehalococcoidales bacterium containing:
- a CDS encoding NUDIX hydrolase, producing MPIAVNRNGTVFLEFSPIPERELDSDTYRPLPGAIIAVRHSQDFLLVYHRTRKEWELPGGRIEEGESPHDCAVRELFEETGQSIECLAFEAILKLRVESDNRISFAALYSGSLAVPAPFRESEEISKIMFWDGKTDIGYVDEIDAAVINLLQTGGV
- a CDS encoding histidine triad nucleotide-binding protein codes for the protein MDCIFCQIVAGEVPADILHRDARVVAFRDSSPQAPVHVLIIPREHIAYLSDLTGEQSALAGHMVSVANQLARSEGIADSGYRVVVNCGEQGGQLVPHLHMHLLGGRELSDQLG
- a CDS encoding Fe-S-containing hydro-lyase; this translates as MRIESRRIQSPLDSDVVKKLTAGTRVLICGVVYTARDAAHQRLIEALDSGEELPLDIRGQTLYYAGPAPARPGQVIGSVGPTTSSRMDVFTPRLLEAGLKAMIGKGDRSAAVRESIVENGAVYLVSLGGAAALTARSVRQVDVIAYDDLGTEAIRRLVVEDFPAIVANDIHGGDLFEQGKAQYRRGR